In Neomonachus schauinslandi chromosome 8, ASM220157v2, whole genome shotgun sequence, the genomic stretch TGTTGCTAGAAATTTCCAATTATGATTTTCCCAgtagcaaacaaaaacaaatttaatggcAGCTGCATCCCCCAAGGCCTAAACTGTATTACTAATGAACTCTCAAAGAAAACTCTCAATGCAAAAAATAATCAGGTGAAAATTACTGTAATAATCCAAatgtagaaataaaggaaagaattacTAAAATGCAGAGGACCGCTTTCCCGCCATGATCCCATTAACTGTTAAAATAGCCTGTGCACAGTGGTACTTTGACATTACTAAAATCCTTGAACTGCACAAAATCCATGTATACCTTAAAACTGTATGCCTTAATTAAAGTTGGCTGATATTGGACAGAAATTAGTCTATATTTCATAACCATACCATGCTCTGGCTCAGATTTAACaagttagtttgttttttttttttttttttttaattttattttattttattttttttttaaagattttatttatttatttgacagagagagacacagcgagagcaggaacacaagcagggggaatgggagagggagaagcaggcttcccgctgagcagggagcccgatgcggggctcgatcccaggaccctgggatcatgacctgagccgaaggcagatgcttaacgactgagccacccaggcgccccacaagttaGTTTGTTTTAATGAAAGTGCTTGGTTGCATTAAAGTGGGAAATTGTGATCACATATGTGGTGATCTTAATATAGAGTAAATCACAGGCACATGGTTTGCATTACTGAAAAAAGGTCTGTGATACTTTGTCTTCACTGAAGAAGCTTGATAGCTCTTCCAGATACTAAAATTTTAATCCTTGAGGCCATGCCAGTAGGCAGATTTACCTAGATGGGCTGGGATAGGAAATAGTGATTTAGTAGGAGCTGGTCTTAATTACTATTGACAAAATGCCTTAACTTGAGTTTGTAAGAAGCTAGAAGACTTGCATATaatacagaaagcaaaatggCTTTATTCTAGTTACTGTTAATTCCTAAAACAGTGCATAAAGTCCAAGAGCAAAAATTCTGGAGTCTGAGAGACATGGGTTCAGCTACAAACTCTCCATCTTCTGGACAATTTACACTAACATCTAATGAGACACTTAAAGCACCTGCTAAATGGAGGGAGGTTTTGTAGACCAACGTGGAACTGTCTTCATGTATACTTTTAAATggaaaagcaaggtgcagaacagTACCTATGGTATATtagtatttgttaaaaagaaagtaaagaatgaatttatatatttgcttGAGTGTACATGGAATATCTCTAGAAAGGACCTTCTTGCCACTGGGGAGGAAAACTGGATGGTTGGGACATGGGGATGGGAGACTGACTTTGCTGTATATCCTTCTGTTCCTTTTGAATTTGGAATCATTTGGatgtaatatatgcatataaatgatcaaaatttcaaataagtTAGTTTTTAATTGGGAGATGTGAAGGGCAAGTTAGTTACTTGAAATAAGAGGACTTAGGTCCTGGCCTGGCTCCCAGTAGGAAATGTTGGGCTCAAGTTTTGGTTTTCAGGCCATATATCCATTGAATTAATTACCTTTCTCTCCTCTAAtttttagaaaaggcaaataaatattattaaatcacTGCTTTTATGCACCAGTTAATAAAATTCAGCTGCCACCTATTAGGTTTATGTGACCATTTCTAAGGGAGACCAGCCCTCTCTTTCTTGTCTGCTGCCATGTTTTCAGGCTGGTgaaacacagaagagaaaaagacaccATTCCTGTGCTTGGAAACCACTTTCTAGTTATGAAAGTAAATATGTAAGCTCATGATTAAATGATACTATGAAGCCTGTAATAGAGGGAAAAACTGGCACCAGGTCCtgaaagatcaatggaacagagatcTTGGAAATGCGTATTTCAGACAGGGGAAGgctcagagggaaggaggaaggtgtGCAGGTGCGATCCAAAGAGCAGCATGTCTTCCAGGGCCAGTGAGGGCTGTGTTTGAGTAGGGTGGGAATTGAGAGGTCAAAGTGAGATATGAGGATATGCCAGGACCATTAACAGCTCTCTCACAAATTGTGGCTATTTTCTGTGTCCCTCAAATGATGGGCGAAAATTTTCATATGTAAATGGAGTTGTTTAGCAAATGTAAGTGTGCAGAGAGTGGAGTTGACTCAGGAGACAGCCTGGACCCAGGGATGGCAGGATGTCGGAAGGTGGGCCACATTTAGCACCTTGTCCCTATTCCAGGTTactaaataaacaagaaaaaaaaaacaaaaacactttgtGATACTTAAggtattaatttacattttttttctttgcctccaCGTTTTGTCTCCACTCACTAATCCTACATACTCTCGGCATCAACATCCTTTCCTTGGGGAAGCCTCCTTCAACCCCCCTAGTTTGGCTGCTCCCAACATCATCTGGTATATCTCCAGTCATAGCTGTCACCACACTTCATCCTAATTACGGGGTCAGCTGTCCTCTGCCACACTGTGTACTTCATGTGCTAGGGACTCTTGCTTGATACCGTTCGTGTGTAGCCCCTTGTGCCTACCTaccacggtgcctggcacatactggGTGCTCTGTAGTTcgttgaatggatgaataaatgaatcatgaCTTCAGATAGGTAGGATCTTTGTATTTTAGCAGGAGAactcagaacattttcatttgttccaagATTAATAACTACCCCCCCCCACAGtgtgatatattaaaaaaagaaaaatactattaggaaataaaatgttggtttttatgattattttaaaattattataggtACCACTCAGTAATTCTAATATCTTTATAAGCTAAAGCACCTGACAGCTGCGTTTTAAACAGACatttataaatagtaaaatcaaTTCCCTGGctgtttattttgaaacaaacacCAAATTGCTTATCTTAGAATTGAAGAGCCCTTAAAATTTGGCCCCCTTTTCTCCGGTGCCGTCTACATGGAAGCCTAGGTGATACGCCATCGAGGCCTGCTTCCTGTCTCCCAGTGTGCTTGGGTCATCACACCACTCATGGGGGACACTGTCAGGAAACGCTCTCCATCATCACTGCTTCCCAGTGCTCAGGATCTTGGTCTTCCCAAGAGCCTCAGTGCAAGTTTGCCCTTCGTgacatttttcttgtttggtGTAGACATTTTCAAAGTTCACCTCAGCAGTGTATTGGTCCAAATGTCTCCCCTGGGGGGAGAAACTTGCCTGATGGAGACAGGCCAGCATCCAGCTATTCCCCTGTGGTCATCTGTTCCTCTGGTTTTCAGAagtctcttcctcccccttcacACTCAGCACACAGGCCGCACGACACAGTCCCTGATTACACACCACCTCGTTCTTTGGTTGTGCTGTACATTCAGTCTTACCTGTGTGACAAGGTGATAAAGTCTTCAAGAGCAGAAGTTGTGGGACATGTTGCTCCCCCCGGTCCCCACCAGCATTAGGACGCTGTGTGTCTGTGACGGTAGAAGCCAGGTGGTAGACACTTCCTAAGGCAACTGTGAGGTGCGCCCAAGACACACTTCCTTCCGCTTGACTGTCAGACCCTGGAGGTCTGTGCAGGATCACACAGTGCCTTAAATCCAGACAGCTTAAATAATGAAAGAAGTGTGTTTCTAGTGGGCACCTCCACCTTGCCAACTTTGGGTGGTTTTCTCGGACCGACTGACTCATTTTGTTGACGGAATGTGACAAGGATTTTATCTAGGCCCAGAGACAGGAATGGAATAACATGATGGTACACATTTAGGATGTTTAcagtcagttttttaaaaaattcttattattcTCCCAGTCTTCTCACCATTgagcttttttgttttccctcctgTTAGGATTCCCTGCTGTGGGTCTCTTTCTCAGTCCTTTTGGGTTTGGCCTAATCCAAGACGGAGGTTATGAAGTCTATCCTAGATGGCCTTGCCGATACCACCTTCCGCACCATCACAACAGACCTCCTCTACGTGGGCTCCAATGACATTCAGTACGAAGACATCAAAGGTGACATGGCATCCAAATTAGGATACTTCCCACAGAAATTTCCCTTAACTTCCTTTCGGGGAGGTCCCTTCCAAGAAAAGATGACTGCAGGAGACAATGCCCAGCTAGTCCCGGCAGACCAGGCGAACATCACCGAGTTTTACAACAAGTCCCTTTCATCCTACAAGGAGAATGAGGAGAACATCCAGTGTGGGGAGAATTTCATGGACATGGAGTGCTTCATGATTCTGAACCCCAGCCAGCAGCTGGCCATCGCTGTCCTGTCCCTCACGCTGGGCACCTTCACGGTCCTGGAGAATCTGCTGGTGCTGTGCGTCATCCTCCACTCCCGCAGCCTCCGCTGCCGGCCCTCTTACCACTTCATCGGCAGCCTGGCGGTGGCCGACCTCCTGGGGAGCGTCATTTTTGTCTACAGCTTTGTTGACTTCCACGTGTTCCACCGCAAAGATAGCCCCAATGTGTTTCTCTTCAAACTGGGTGGGGTCACTGCCTCCTTCACAGCCTCCGTAGGCAGCCTATTCCTCACTGCCATTGACAGGTACATATCTATTCACAGGCCCCTGGCTTATAAGAGGATCGTCACCAGGCCCAAGGCCGTGGTGGCATTTTGCCTGATGTGGACTATAGCGATCGTGATTGCCGTGCTGCCTCTCCTGGGCTGGAACTGCAAGAAACTGCAGTCCGTTTGCTCAGACATTTTCCCACTCATTGACGAAACCTACCTGATGTTCTGGGTCGGGGTCACCAGCGTGCTGCTGCTGTTTATCGTGTATGCATACGTGTATATTCTCTGGAAGGCTCACAGCCACGCGGTCCGCATGATTCAGCGTGGCACCCAGAAGAGCATCATCATCCACACGTCAGAGGACGGCAAGGTGCAGGTGACGCGGCCCGACCAAGCCCGCATGGACATCCGGCTGGCCAAGACCCTGGTTCTGATCCTTGTGGTTTTAATCATCTGCTGGGGCCCTCTGCTTGCGATTATGGTGTATGATGTCTTTGGGAAGATGAACAAGCTGATTAAGACGGTATTTGCGTTCTGCAGTATGCTCTGCCTGCTGAATTCCACCGTGAACCC encodes the following:
- the CNR1 gene encoding cannabinoid receptor 1 isoform X2; the protein is MKSILDGLADTTFRTITTDLLYKFPLTSFRGGPFQEKMTAGDNAQLVPADQANITEFYNKSLSSYKENEENIQCGENFMDMECFMILNPSQQLAIAVLSLTLGTFTVLENLLVLCVILHSRSLRCRPSYHFIGSLAVADLLGSVIFVYSFVDFHVFHRKDSPNVFLFKLGGVTASFTASVGSLFLTAIDRYISIHRPLAYKRIVTRPKAVVAFCLMWTIAIVIAVLPLLGWNCKKLQSVCSDIFPLIDETYLMFWVGVTSVLLLFIVYAYVYILWKAHSHAVRMIQRGTQKSIIIHTSEDGKVQVTRPDQARMDIRLAKTLVLILVVLIICWGPLLAIMVYDVFGKMNKLIKTVFAFCSMLCLLNSTVNPIIYALRSKDLRHAFRSMFPSCEGTAQPLDNSMGDSDCLHKHANNAASVHRAAESCIKSTVKIAKVTMSVSTDTSAEAL
- the CNR1 gene encoding cannabinoid receptor 1 isoform X1, which encodes MKSILDGLADTTFRTITTDLLYVGSNDIQYEDIKGDMASKLGYFPQKFPLTSFRGGPFQEKMTAGDNAQLVPADQANITEFYNKSLSSYKENEENIQCGENFMDMECFMILNPSQQLAIAVLSLTLGTFTVLENLLVLCVILHSRSLRCRPSYHFIGSLAVADLLGSVIFVYSFVDFHVFHRKDSPNVFLFKLGGVTASFTASVGSLFLTAIDRYISIHRPLAYKRIVTRPKAVVAFCLMWTIAIVIAVLPLLGWNCKKLQSVCSDIFPLIDETYLMFWVGVTSVLLLFIVYAYVYILWKAHSHAVRMIQRGTQKSIIIHTSEDGKVQVTRPDQARMDIRLAKTLVLILVVLIICWGPLLAIMVYDVFGKMNKLIKTVFAFCSMLCLLNSTVNPIIYALRSKDLRHAFRSMFPSCEGTAQPLDNSMGDSDCLHKHANNAASVHRAAESCIKSTVKIAKVTMSVSTDTSAEAL